Proteins co-encoded in one Spiroplasma gladiatoris genomic window:
- a CDS encoding glucose PTS transporter subunit IIA yields MKKVEIYAPISGYLKNITQSSDNTFKSKMLGEGFLIIPDGTELHNVFNESSIEMIFDTKHAFFVKSVYGPKALFHIGIDTVKLKGEPFHFLKNEHDFIKLNEVILKIDYDQIKNNNLSNETIVVFENIKKVILQKSGKVKQGELIGYIVIEDDIVQTKFELNETKFLKAAKEILNLIGGKSNFLTHYNCMTRLRFSINNKNLVEEDKIKKLAIVKGVNWSGQELQIIIGGEVYKVKEEIDKLNNEDIKIEIKNTKKSFKDKTLGFISGVVVPTIPIILAAGILMAIKSLLIQFNVIDDIKNYEQMKNAKIFSAFIYIISEVGIGMLGIFLCISTVKYLKGNIIVGALIGVAIASPYLMWGVNYTLFEWGFLKIKLGGYYNSIIPQVVAGSLYVYIDKWVKSWMPPSIDICFRTAISFSTVMLLVMFVLGPILGIIEGFVGVSVNWLGNIPYGIGTMLFALLWQPLVLTGVHVPVIVTVIQNLPSPLYAATVFGVFGQLGAVICIGNWTTNYKTKEIAYSTIPSALVGITEPIIYGITLPRLTPFISGCLGAGFAGLVTGLLKINASVAGGMGFLGVTRFLPGGAYQIGIFFLGSFISIGASYIFTFLMYKERLEENHSTKKVNKIFVKFMKLNKIIINDKNNQLLNDLNKEFKFTKQDKMLIKSIEKKLSKYSRMDSKINILTDKQNEDIIKLENKKDFAINNSIKMNNLEIKIKKIKNDAKLENYLNIKQNFLNSYQEALKTLSGLQVLMLNKIKNTLNKYFIKNENLENIMNNYFNSIHSLDIHFDLTECKNNLLTLNKKRVKEHVS; encoded by the coding sequence ATGAAAAAAGTAGAAATATATGCACCAATCTCAGGTTATTTAAAAAACATCACACAGTCTAGTGATAATACATTCAAATCTAAAATGTTGGGTGAAGGTTTTTTAATAATTCCTGATGGGACCGAATTGCATAACGTATTTAATGAATCAAGTATAGAGATGATTTTTGATACTAAACATGCATTTTTTGTTAAATCAGTTTATGGTCCAAAAGCTTTATTTCATATTGGAATTGATACAGTTAAATTAAAGGGAGAACCTTTTCATTTTTTAAAAAATGAACACGACTTTATCAAATTAAATGAAGTTATTTTAAAAATAGACTATGATCAAATTAAAAACAATAACTTATCTAATGAAACCATTGTTGTATTTGAAAATATAAAAAAAGTTATATTGCAAAAAAGCGGAAAGGTAAAACAAGGTGAATTAATAGGTTATATAGTTATAGAAGATGATATTGTACAAACTAAATTTGAACTAAACGAAACAAAGTTTTTAAAAGCAGCAAAAGAAATATTAAATTTAATAGGGGGTAAAAGTAATTTTTTAACCCATTATAATTGCATGACAAGACTTAGATTTTCAATAAACAATAAAAATTTAGTTGAAGAAGATAAAATTAAAAAATTAGCAATTGTTAAAGGGGTCAACTGAAGTGGACAAGAATTGCAAATTATCATTGGAGGAGAGGTTTATAAAGTTAAAGAAGAAATCGATAAACTAAACAATGAAGATATCAAAATAGAAATTAAAAATACTAAAAAAAGTTTTAAAGATAAAACATTAGGTTTTATAAGTGGAGTAGTAGTCCCAACTATACCAATTATTTTAGCAGCAGGTATATTAATGGCTATAAAATCATTATTAATTCAGTTTAATGTCATTGATGATATTAAAAATTATGAACAAATGAAGAATGCAAAAATATTTTCAGCTTTTATATACATAATATCAGAAGTTGGTATTGGAATGTTAGGTATATTTTTATGCATTAGTACTGTTAAATATCTTAAAGGAAATATTATTGTTGGAGCATTAATTGGAGTTGCAATCGCTAGTCCTTATTTAATGTGAGGGGTTAACTATACTTTATTCGAATGAGGATTTTTAAAAATTAAATTAGGAGGTTATTATAATTCTATAATTCCACAAGTTGTTGCAGGATCATTATATGTATATATTGATAAATGAGTAAAATCATGAATGCCACCTTCTATAGATATATGTTTTAGAACTGCAATATCATTTAGTACAGTAATGCTACTAGTTATGTTTGTATTAGGACCAATTCTTGGAATTATAGAAGGTTTTGTTGGTGTTAGTGTCAATTGACTTGGAAATATCCCTTATGGAATAGGTACTATGTTGTTTGCACTTTTATGACAACCACTTGTACTTACAGGTGTTCATGTACCTGTTATAGTGACTGTGATTCAAAATTTACCAAGTCCATTATATGCAGCAACAGTCTTTGGGGTCTTTGGACAATTAGGTGCTGTTATTTGTATAGGTAATTGAACAACAAATTATAAAACAAAAGAAATTGCATATTCTACAATTCCTTCTGCACTTGTCGGAATTACCGAACCAATTATCTATGGAATTACTTTACCAAGATTAACACCTTTTATTTCAGGTTGTTTAGGTGCTGGTTTTGCAGGTTTAGTTACAGGATTATTAAAAATAAATGCTTCGGTAGCTGGAGGAATGGGGTTTTTAGGTGTAACAAGATTTTTACCGGGAGGAGCTTATCAAATAGGAATATTCTTTTTAGGTTCATTTATTTCTATTGGAGCTTCATATATTTTTACATTTTTGATGTACAAAGAAAGACTTGAAGAAAATCATTCAACTAAAAAAGTTAACAAAATTTTTGTAAAATTTATGAAATTAAATAAAATTATAATTAATGATAAAAATAATCAATTATTAAATGATTTAAACAAAGAGTTTAAATTTACAAAACAAGATAAAATGTTGATTAAAAGTATAGAAAAAAAATTATCAAAATACTCTAGAATGGATTCTAAGATTAATATTTTAACAGATAAGCAAAACGAAGATATTATTAAATTAGAAAACAAAAAAGATTTTGCAATTAACAACTCAATTAAAATGAATAATTTAGAAATAAAAATTAAAAAAATTAAAAATGATGCAAAACTTGAAAATTATTTAAATATTAAGCAAAACTTTTTAAATAGTTATCAAGAAGCTTTAAAAACATTAAGCGGCTTACAAGTTTTAATGCTTAATAAAATAAAAAATACGTTGAATAAATACTTTATTAAAAATGAAAATCTTGAAAATATTATGAACAATTACTTTAACTCAATTCACTCTCTAGATATACATTTTGATTTAACTGAGTGTAAAAATAATTTATTAACTTTGAATAAAAAGAGGGTTAAAGAACATGTTTCCTAA
- a CDS encoding glycoside hydrolase family 1 protein, with amino-acid sequence MFPKNFLIGGGVSAPQVEGAYNINGKSLTVADLKYFEDVKNRKDITNLKTTSSKKIDYALQNESDLYFPKREGIDFYHRYKEDIKLIADMGMNAFRFSISWSRIIPNIDDGKVCQKGIKFYKNIIKECKKFNLEPIVTISHFDLPYKIVQKYGGWKNKKVISLFTEYASVVLNELKDFVKYWIPFNEINATIFTTFVSAGIIADKEDNLLESCYQALHNQFVANAKTIKIAKKINKDFQMGCMLAQATCYSLDCKPENVLYNLKEQEKKVYFYYDLMAKGEYPTYMLKYFIDNNINIAFDESELELIKENKIDFISFSYYMSGVNSLNKNLTSEANLFKLEKNPYLNESEWGWQIDSIGLRITLNDLWDRYKLPLFIAENGIGINDKLEKDLTIKDDRRINYLELHLKELKNAINDGVNVFGYITWTPIDVVSSASNEMSKRYGLIYVDQDDNGNGSKKRYKKNSYYWFQKYLKNHLQ; translated from the coding sequence ATGTTTCCTAAAAACTTTTTAATTGGAGGTGGTGTTTCTGCGCCACAAGTTGAAGGTGCTTATAATATTAATGGAAAATCTTTAACTGTAGCTGATTTAAAATATTTTGAAGATGTAAAAAATCGAAAAGATATAACAAATTTAAAAACAACTAGTTCAAAAAAAATTGACTACGCTTTACAAAATGAGTCAGATTTATACTTTCCCAAAAGAGAAGGAATAGATTTTTATCATAGATATAAAGAAGATATTAAGTTAATTGCAGATATGGGAATGAATGCTTTTAGATTTTCAATTTCTTGATCAAGAATAATTCCAAATATTGATGATGGCAAGGTATGTCAAAAGGGAATAAAATTTTATAAGAATATTATAAAAGAATGTAAAAAATTTAATCTAGAGCCCATTGTTACAATTTCTCATTTTGATTTACCTTATAAAATTGTTCAAAAATATGGAGGATGAAAAAATAAAAAAGTTATTAGTTTATTTACTGAATATGCAAGTGTAGTATTAAATGAGCTTAAAGATTTTGTAAAATATTGAATACCATTTAATGAAATCAATGCTACTATTTTTACAACTTTTGTAAGTGCTGGAATAATTGCAGACAAAGAAGATAATTTATTAGAAAGTTGTTATCAAGCTTTACATAATCAATTTGTTGCAAATGCAAAAACTATTAAAATAGCAAAAAAAATTAACAAAGACTTTCAAATGGGTTGTATGTTAGCTCAAGCAACTTGTTATTCACTAGATTGTAAACCTGAAAATGTTTTATATAATTTAAAAGAGCAAGAAAAAAAAGTTTATTTTTATTATGATTTAATGGCTAAGGGTGAGTATCCAACTTATATGTTAAAATATTTTATTGATAATAACATTAATATTGCTTTTGATGAGTCTGAACTTGAATTGATTAAAGAAAATAAAATTGATTTTATATCATTTAGTTATTATATGAGTGGAGTTAATTCTTTAAATAAAAATTTAACATCAGAAGCTAATCTTTTTAAACTTGAAAAAAATCCATATTTAAATGAAAGTGAATGAGGATGACAAATAGATTCAATTGGGTTAAGAATAACATTAAATGATTTGTGAGATAGATACAAACTACCTTTGTTTATAGCAGAAAATGGAATAGGTATAAATGATAAGCTTGAAAAAGATTTAACAATAAAAGATGATAGAAGAATTAACTATTTAGAATTACATTTAAAAGAATTAAAAAATGCAATTAATGATGGAGTTAACGTGTTTGGATACATAACTTGAACACCAATCGATGTTGTTTCATCTGCAAGTAATGAAATGTCAAAAAGATATGGATTGATATATGTTGATCAAGATGATAATGGTAATGGTTCAAAAAAAAGATATAAAAAAAATAGCTATTATTGATTTCAAAAGTATTTAAAAAACCATTTACAATAA
- a CDS encoding lipoprotein, producing MKKILTLLASTSLMTSVSSVVISCNQESSSGPGKETEVNSKNIKEKVELYKEKYKKFNDYLKKINDKEASDSDVVSYIKLGVDLYVMDYEICKIDENLLPDYDSFRAIKTANDLVKRLKEMKEYIKEYFSSSVYDLVEKYMDSAIKKYSK from the coding sequence ATGAAAAAAATATTAACATTATTAGCATCTACTAGTCTTATGACTTCAGTATCAAGTGTTGTAATTTCATGTAATCAAGAAAGTAGTTCTGGTCCTGGAAAAGAAACTGAAGTTAACAGTAAAAATATTAAAGAAAAAGTAGAATTATATAAAGAAAAGTATAAAAAATTTAATGATTATTTGAAAAAAATTAACGATAAAGAAGCAAGTGATTCTGATGTAGTATCTTATATAAAACTAGGAGTAGATTTATATGTAATGGATTATGAAATATGTAAAATTGATGAAAATTTATTACCTGATTATGATAGTTTTAGAGCTATAAAAACAGCTAATGATTTAGTAAAAAGATTAAAAGAGATGAAAGAATATATAAAAGAATATTTTAGTAGTTCAGTTTATGATCTAGTTGAAAAATATATGGACTCAGCTATTAAAAAATACTCTAAATAG
- a CDS encoding glucose PTS transporter subunit IIA yields the protein MEKIQIYAPVEGYVKKIEEISDSAFSSKALGEGVFIEPNSNLIYSPLYESKIELIIDTLHAFYFSSNNVNVLMHIGLETVNLEGKPFKLLKKQGEKILLNEQLINVDWNLIDSKKMSRSTPILVDTSNFKTFKITYKNINKIVKKGELIYEVEYELKEQKPIDNKKVILEKRESKYKTIAYEYLAAIGGRSNQSLCHNCMTRLRFKIINKNLVNEKAIKKIELTKGINWNGEELQIIIGGEVYKVKDECQIIIEDRETNEIKSTKKINKTPVKKKIMGAITAIVFPTVPILIGTGVISGIQAILVISKVIVNPAQGQSIMELDLFSALMYIMSKVGIELVGIVFLSSTVKYFKGDPWLAIWLGIALSSRYLFGNGWTLFTIFDNPITIKTYEGTVLPMICAGILLVFIDKWIKKWMPTSVDIVFRPALVFLIVFVTMLFTVGPLFRIIEQLIAKFVILLGKIPFGLGMGIFAMIWQPLILTGTHVAVIAVITLPMNVGDPSAMYAACQIGIMGQIGAVIAVAILTKNQKTKQAVFAALPGAIFGITEPIVYGVNLPKIKPFLYGCLGGLVGGILAGFLKVEQYRRTGTGIMSYMGLELGWGTAFGVISGLVALVFALLITLLFFKDRKFEHIGYKENNKILLQVLKRNLNLSDSELKNYENELKNKYEVIKKFIPSYKEYEKSLIELQKKELKKQLMINKFENKKEKKYNKAKKYEYKNLDKFNILATKYNKLKLSDKYEIIVQQIKVLEEKNKMSEIIVSEFNKNSLLEINNFINKINVNDNSILKTFYNNYWNSLYSIDISFAIAEPMNIDYSKKEYLNLMSKENLKNAKKNKW from the coding sequence ATGGAAAAAATACAGATATATGCACCTGTTGAAGGATATGTTAAAAAAATTGAAGAAATAAGTGATTCTGCTTTTTCTAGCAAAGCTTTAGGTGAAGGTGTATTTATTGAACCAAATTCAAATTTGATTTATTCACCACTATATGAATCGAAAATAGAATTAATAATAGATACATTACATGCTTTTTATTTTAGTAGTAATAATGTTAATGTTTTAATGCATATCGGATTAGAAACTGTTAATTTAGAAGGTAAACCTTTTAAATTATTAAAAAAACAAGGTGAAAAAATTTTGTTGAATGAACAATTAATAAATGTTGATTGAAACTTGATAGATTCAAAAAAAATGAGTAGATCTACTCCAATATTAGTTGATACTAGTAATTTTAAAACTTTTAAAATCACCTATAAAAATATAAATAAAATAGTTAAAAAAGGTGAGTTAATTTATGAAGTTGAGTATGAATTAAAAGAGCAAAAACCAATTGACAATAAGAAAGTTATTTTAGAAAAAAGAGAAAGTAAATATAAAACAATTGCTTATGAATATTTAGCAGCTATTGGTGGAAGAAGTAATCAAAGTTTATGTCATAATTGTATGACAAGATTAAGATTTAAAATTATAAATAAAAATTTAGTAAATGAAAAAGCTATTAAAAAAATAGAACTTACTAAAGGTATAAACTGAAATGGTGAAGAACTTCAAATAATTATTGGGGGAGAGGTATATAAAGTAAAAGATGAATGTCAAATAATTATTGAAGATCGTGAAACTAACGAAATCAAAAGTACAAAAAAAATAAATAAAACACCAGTTAAAAAGAAAATTATGGGTGCTATAACTGCCATAGTTTTTCCTACAGTTCCAATATTAATTGGAACTGGTGTAATTAGTGGTATACAAGCAATTCTTGTTATATCAAAAGTAATTGTAAACCCAGCACAAGGTCAATCAATTATGGAGCTAGACTTATTTAGTGCACTCATGTATATAATGTCAAAAGTAGGTATAGAATTAGTTGGTATTGTATTTTTATCTAGTACTGTTAAATACTTTAAAGGCGATCCTTGACTAGCGATATGATTAGGAATCGCTTTATCTAGTAGATACTTATTTGGTAATGGTTGAACTTTATTTACTATATTTGATAATCCAATCACTATAAAAACATATGAGGGAACAGTGCTTCCTATGATATGTGCTGGTATTTTACTTGTATTTATAGATAAATGAATAAAAAAATGAATGCCAACATCTGTTGATATTGTGTTTAGACCAGCCTTAGTGTTTTTAATAGTTTTTGTAACAATGTTATTTACTGTAGGACCATTATTTAGAATTATTGAACAACTAATTGCTAAATTTGTAATTCTATTAGGTAAAATTCCATTTGGATTAGGTATGGGTATATTTGCAATGATTTGACAACCATTAATATTAACTGGAACTCATGTTGCTGTTATAGCTGTAATTACACTTCCGATGAACGTTGGAGATCCTTCTGCTATGTATGCTGCATGTCAAATTGGAATAATGGGTCAAATTGGAGCTGTTATTGCTGTTGCTATATTAACAAAAAATCAAAAAACTAAACAAGCGGTTTTTGCAGCTTTACCTGGTGCTATTTTTGGAATAACAGAACCCATTGTTTATGGAGTTAATTTACCCAAAATTAAACCCTTTTTATATGGTTGTTTAGGTGGACTAGTAGGAGGAATATTAGCGGGATTTTTAAAAGTTGAACAATATAGAAGAACAGGAACAGGTATTATGTCTTATATGGGACTAGAACTCGGTTGAGGTACAGCGTTTGGTGTTATTTCTGGATTGGTAGCTTTAGTATTTGCTCTTTTAATTACACTATTGTTTTTTAAAGATAGAAAATTTGAACATATTGGATATAAAGAAAATAACAAAATATTGCTACAAGTTTTAAAAAGAAACTTAAATTTAAGTGATAGTGAATTAAAAAACTATGAAAATGAGTTAAAAAACAAATATGAAGTTATTAAAAAATTTATTCCTAGTTACAAAGAATATGAAAAATCATTAATAGAGTTGCAAAAAAAAGAATTAAAAAAACAATTAATGATAAACAAATTTGAAAATAAAAAAGAAAAAAAGTATAACAAGGCAAAAAAATACGAATATAAGAATCTTGATAAATTTAATATACTCGCAACTAAATATAATAAATTAAAATTATCAGATAAATATGAAATTATAGTACAACAAATAAAAGTTTTAGAAGAAAAAAATAAAATGTCAGAAATCATTGTAAGTGAATTCAACAAAAATAGTTTATTAGAAATTAATAATTTTATTAACAAAATAAATGTGAATGATAATTCTATATTAAAAACTTTTTATAATAATTATTGAAACTCTTTATATTCAATTGATATATCATTTGCAATAGCTGAACCTATGAATATTGATTATTCAAAAAAAGAGTATCTTAACTTAATGAGTAAGGAGAACTTAAAAAATGCCAAAAAAAATAAATGATAA
- a CDS encoding DEAD/DEAH box helicase, which produces MSLIVKLKVLEKLVEDGFFSQYLNFIKESDENEFKLTTKKLEIILDNRDERELKEIKNVELISNTNLGVFILYCHIRCSFVKPFGAEIFVYRYRLIKDLDYNTIKGVKQNIAINNLNPSSIEEARMFLTRLSKSNKFEFNIGQFSEFMEVFDFYKTLYNEINNNDNYKIESISKPLKFISIENKEIFDNNNKLLDKFNEFKPFYDNSKTIIGYLIPENVFDRLNNELKNNVLNILGIKVLDNNKIYNKLTKQKDNLFVSNLELIDNINNKNIMEIEVINILEEEKHLTIYIISKEELNYKYINLYDRGQQIKIESINNSLKLINQGNSGSAIELIEYLIGDSQIPNYHDNLIVNDEVLSYTKELNNSQKQAFLKAIDGSPITLIKGPPGTGKTHVINSIVQYITKELKQKVIISSQTHVAIDNVLDKLVQNKDPIIPKRITNKINKYSEEMIDKTLYRTWGLNLLKWLNETNDKLLANKIIKDIKKYKGEEVINFTINNNNDYFVTGATTTTTAISGKKGLELFECYDWLIIDEVSKCPITEVLRYLPYVNKIILVGDDYQLAPLLEFSKDQVKHLSSYDEDMFDKLEKTYKESIFSKTILKAKQSERLVLLNENYRSTPQIFNSYNVFYDNELIGRRNGIEDKKVYFDNNKNIDLNNKDIFFIDSLNATDTSLPGSTSRINVQECKSIAIILKEIYKSCLNKKEVSLCIIFSYKDQLKKFIKENNKLINEVKKSFKNFEIDTVDAFQGRETDIVLVSTVVVDVTKKSFLVDFRRINVALSRARDKLFIFGSTNLKKLEMKSPNNSKRKYLNEIISYIEDKGLKIKITTEGEILNDTRDSEIRITKS; this is translated from the coding sequence ATGAGCTTAATAGTTAAATTAAAAGTTTTAGAAAAACTTGTAGAAGATGGATTTTTTAGTCAATATTTAAATTTTATTAAAGAGTCAGATGAAAATGAATTTAAACTAACAACAAAAAAGTTAGAAATCATACTTGATAATAGAGATGAAAGAGAATTAAAAGAAATAAAAAATGTAGAACTTATATCAAATACAAATCTTGGAGTTTTTATATTATATTGTCACATTAGATGTTCTTTTGTAAAACCATTTGGTGCAGAAATTTTTGTATATAGATACAGATTAATAAAAGATCTTGACTATAATACAATTAAAGGTGTAAAACAAAATATTGCAATTAACAATTTAAACCCAAGTTCAATAGAAGAAGCAAGAATGTTTTTAACAAGATTATCTAAAAGTAATAAGTTTGAATTTAATATCGGTCAATTTTCTGAATTTATGGAAGTATTTGATTTTTATAAAACTTTATATAATGAAATTAATAATAATGATAATTATAAAATTGAATCTATATCAAAACCTTTAAAATTTATTTCTATTGAAAATAAAGAAATTTTTGATAATAATAATAAATTACTAGATAAATTTAATGAGTTTAAACCTTTTTATGATAACTCAAAAACAATAATAGGTTATTTAATACCAGAAAATGTTTTTGATAGATTAAATAATGAATTAAAAAATAATGTTTTAAATATTTTAGGCATTAAAGTATTAGATAATAATAAAATTTATAACAAATTAACAAAGCAAAAAGACAACTTATTTGTTAGTAATTTAGAATTAATTGATAATATCAACAATAAAAATATCATGGAAATAGAAGTAATAAATATATTAGAAGAAGAAAAACATTTAACCATATATATTATTTCTAAAGAAGAATTAAATTATAAATATATTAATTTATATGACAGAGGACAACAAATAAAAATTGAATCAATTAATAACTCGTTAAAGCTAATAAATCAAGGAAATAGTGGAAGCGCTATTGAACTTATTGAATATTTAATTGGTGATAGTCAAATTCCAAATTACCATGATAATTTAATAGTTAATGATGAAGTATTATCATATACAAAAGAATTAAACAATTCACAAAAACAAGCCTTTTTAAAAGCAATTGATGGTTCTCCAATCACTTTGATAAAAGGACCTCCAGGAACTGGAAAAACCCATGTTATTAACTCAATTGTTCAATATATTACAAAAGAATTAAAACAAAAAGTTATTATTTCTTCTCAAACGCATGTTGCAATTGATAATGTATTAGATAAGTTAGTTCAAAATAAAGACCCAATAATTCCAAAAAGAATTACAAACAAAATAAATAAATATAGCGAAGAAATGATTGATAAAACTTTATATAGAACTTGAGGGTTAAATTTATTAAAATGATTAAATGAAACTAATGATAAGTTGTTAGCCAATAAAATTATAAAAGATATAAAAAAATATAAAGGTGAAGAAGTTATTAACTTTACTATTAACAATAATAATGATTATTTTGTAACTGGAGCAACAACTACAACAACAGCTATATCTGGAAAAAAAGGATTAGAGTTATTTGAATGCTATGATTGATTAATAATTGATGAGGTATCTAAATGTCCAATAACAGAAGTTTTAAGATACTTACCTTATGTAAATAAAATAATTTTAGTGGGAGATGATTATCAATTAGCTCCATTATTAGAATTTTCAAAAGATCAAGTAAAACATTTAAGTTCATATGATGAAGATATGTTTGATAAATTAGAAAAAACTTATAAAGAATCAATTTTTTCTAAAACTATTTTAAAAGCTAAACAAAGTGAAAGATTGGTATTGTTAAATGAAAATTATAGATCAACACCACAAATATTTAATTCATACAACGTGTTTTATGACAATGAATTAATAGGTAGAAGAAATGGAATTGAAGATAAAAAAGTATATTTTGATAATAATAAAAATATTGATTTAAATAATAAAGATATATTTTTTATAGATTCTTTAAATGCAACTGACACTAGTTTACCTGGATCTACATCAAGAATAAATGTGCAAGAATGTAAATCAATTGCAATTATCTTAAAAGAGATTTATAAAAGTTGTTTAAACAAAAAAGAAGTAAGTTTATGTATTATTTTTTCTTATAAAGATCAATTAAAAAAATTTATTAAAGAAAATAATAAATTAATTAATGAAGTTAAAAAATCTTTTAAAAATTTTGAAATCGATACAGTTGATGCATTTCAAGGAAGAGAAACAGACATAGTGCTTGTAAGTACAGTTGTTGTTGATGTAACTAAAAAAAGTTTTTTAGTTGATTTTAGAAGAATAAATGTTGCTTTATCAAGAGCTAGAGATAAATTATTTATTTTTGGTTCTACAAACCTAAAAAAATTAGAAATGAAATCACCAAACAATTCAAAAAGAAAGTATCTAAACGAAATAATTAGTTATATTGAAGATAAAGGTTTAAAAATAAAAATCACTACAGAAGGAGAAATCTTAAATGATACAAGGGACAGCGAAATTAGAATTACAAAAAGCTAA
- a CDS encoding glycoside hydrolase family 1 protein has translation MPKKINDNFLWGASTSAYQFEGGYNADRKGLSVQDVRNNYPEGTTNFEVASDHYNKWKEDVKMMSELGLKSYRFSISWTRILPNGRGDINKKGLEFYNNLINELIKYNITPIVTIYHFDLPDKLDKDGGWHNKNIIEDFLNYSKILFENFGDRVNHWLTINEQNIMILFGEIVGIKIPETENKIKYLYQINHNMMVAQAKVINLCHKTLSNSKIGPAPNIACVYPGTSKPIDNLAAFNMKVMRNWFYLDTCVFGRYNKLVLNYLRENNSMFEYTIEEMNEINSAKPDFIAFNYYTSSTAIFPFSDKLFDEMPSQQKIKSVKGMYQQVKNDNLNKTDFGWEIDAIGFRNTLRELYDRYNLPLLITENGIGGYDKIDNNYQIHDQYRIKYYKEHIKQMKIAILQDNIDIIGYNPWSAFDLVSTHEGVKKRYGFIYVDREDFDLKECKRYKKDSFYWYKNLIENNANEL, from the coding sequence ATGCCAAAAAAAATAAATGATAATTTTTTATGAGGTGCTTCTACTAGTGCTTATCAATTTGAAGGTGGTTATAATGCTGATAGAAAAGGTCTTTCTGTACAAGATGTAAGAAATAACTATCCAGAAGGCACAACAAATTTTGAAGTAGCTTCAGATCACTATAATAAGTGAAAAGAAGATGTAAAAATGATGTCAGAGTTAGGGTTAAAATCATATAGATTCTCAATATCATGGACAAGAATATTACCAAATGGAAGAGGTGATATTAATAAAAAAGGTTTAGAATTTTATAACAACCTTATAAATGAACTTATTAAATATAATATTACACCGATTGTTACTATTTATCATTTCGATTTACCTGATAAATTAGATAAAGATGGTGGATGACATAATAAAAATATTATTGAAGATTTCTTAAATTATTCTAAAATTTTATTTGAAAACTTTGGTGATAGAGTCAATCATTGATTAACAATTAATGAACAAAATATAATGATTTTATTTGGTGAAATAGTGGGTATTAAAATCCCTGAAACTGAAAATAAAATAAAATATTTATATCAAATAAATCATAATATGATGGTAGCTCAAGCAAAAGTTATTAATCTATGTCATAAAACACTTTCAAATTCAAAAATAGGTCCCGCACCAAATATTGCTTGTGTATATCCTGGAACAAGCAAACCAATTGATAATCTTGCAGCATTTAATATGAAAGTTATGAGAAATTGATTTTATTTAGATACTTGTGTATTTGGTAGATATAACAAACTAGTTTTAAACTATTTAAGAGAAAATAACTCGATGTTTGAATATACAATTGAAGAAATGAATGAAATTAATAGTGCAAAACCAGATTTTATAGCATTTAATTATTACACATCATCAACTGCAATATTTCCATTTAGTGATAAGTTATTTGATGAAATGCCAAGTCAACAAAAAATCAAAAGTGTAAAAGGTATGTATCAACAAGTTAAAAATGATAATTTAAACAAAACAGATTTTGGATGAGAAATTGATGCTATAGGATTTAGAAATACTTTAAGAGAACTATATGATAGATACAACTTACCCTTGCTAATTACAGAAAACGGAATTGGTGGTTATGATAAAATTGACAATAATTATCAAATACATGATCAATATCGAATTAAATACTATAAAGAACATATAAAACAAATGAAAATAGCTATTTTACAAGATAATATAGATATTATTGGATATAATCCATGAAGTGCATTTGATTTAGTATCAACACATGAAGGGGTAAAAAAAAGATATGGTTTTATTTATGTTGATAGAGAAGATTTTGATTTAAAAGAATGTAAAAGATATAAAAAAGACAGTTTTTATTGATATAAAAATTTAATTGAAAATAATGCAAATGAATTATAG